In the genome of Candidatus Omnitrophota bacterium, one region contains:
- the vanZ gene encoding VanZ family protein — MMWRLLAGLDAVFLFIVSVIPVPEGGPEIPYFDKLVHLCEYFLFAWLLARAFRAGPRAFRNAWSMAVGYGIAIELVQAMIPWRSAELLDAIANAIGAALGIYVAKMMVKEEVRRP, encoded by the coding sequence GTCTTCCTCTTCATCGTCTCGGTCATTCCGGTTCCCGAGGGCGGGCCGGAGATCCCGTACTTTGACAAGCTGGTGCATCTGTGCGAGTACTTCCTCTTTGCGTGGCTCTTGGCCCGGGCGTTTCGCGCCGGCCCTCGAGCGTTTCGCAACGCGTGGAGCATGGCCGTCGGGTATGGGATCGCGATTGAGCTCGTGCAGGCCATGATTCCCTGGCGGTCCGCAGAGCTGCTGGATGCCATCGCCAATGCCATCGGCGCAGCGCTCGGCATCTATGTAGCGAAAATGATGGTGAAGGAAGAAGTACGAAGGCCTTAA